A single genomic interval of Daucus carota subsp. sativus chromosome 1, DH1 v3.0, whole genome shotgun sequence harbors:
- the LOC108216816 gene encoding uncharacterized protein LOC108216816, whose translation MTNTTEQTTGNTSNPNPGFDFGNSPEGLLPTPEEQQQMLLKWREEQAAKAQSSKTKEQEAARLAKKREADELRLKALQLQREEIELQERALREALEAEGDRVPEGEGNKKRNREDQDGSSDSESHSRGPRHRHVTPSDTEGDEGPHVRDRLRRMEKAMFGDKTLTHEPVIVEEIEQYRPPPGRQFPKMNEFNGKGDPIDHCDKYESLMTGMGHCDIMLCKMFKTYLKGSATMWYRSLRPRSVSSYDQLKRKFLRHYSHLCRREKDTEALIHCRQRPNEELGDYLARFKEEAGMVTNLDKVKAAGFLTAGLDPVKGKKLRSSLYDIPPKSLNDIYLRGESIRRKMESIGGHKSDRKDDRYSSRSDGRGKRNDGHRGRRDEREEKLDRGAERRRDRDSTVFTPLNTSVSKILNEIKGKPGFVRPPKMKIPDYKKNSDKYCDYHRDNGHNTDECYHLKKLIERMVKAGDLNQYVKDLRDRLGPKEDKGKAPEEGERYRGEVRTIFGGTILDRSSKTAKKKYARQVYNLYSINSTKQSYPIMFSQEDYEDVMLPHEDPLVINPVIGQNKIWKVLVDGGSSVNVLYYNTYQKMNLEGKQIDTCYEAPLYGFGNQPVPIEGTIHLPLLLGKSPYTVEKQVKFYVVRVESPFNAILGRPVLTAFEAIASIPHLKLKFPTEKGVGEMRGDQKAARIIMLEDLEKDKDLGGAEGNKRRRTEDGPGGSGHALHIELEKFGNDLSNPIAEPGTETEEVELYAGCSGKMVRIGKDMEPGLKEKVIDVVRRYHDVFAWGPEDMPGLDESIARHRLNVHPQAVPVKQKKRNFAVERQKVIEAEVEKLLEAKFIEEIEYPEWLANVVVVKKSNNKWRMCVDYTDLNKNCPKDHYPLPNIDQLIDATSGYQILSFLDAFSGYHQIAMNAEDIPKTAFITPKGTYAYIKMPFGLKNAGATFQRMVNKVFADQIGRNMEFYVDDMIVKSLFRDHADDLKECFETLRRNNMKINPAKCTFGVCSGKFLGYMVSARGIEANPEKIRAVLEMEAPKTIRDIQKLTGRLAALRRFISRSAEKALPFFEVLKGAKNFEWGPNYIKAFEEIKEYLVRAPLLLRPDPKETLQLYLAVTDRTLGAVLVKEHEKNQHPVFYVSHMLRDAETRYPNAEKFAYGLVMASRKLRHYFQGRTIQVVTDQPLKKILSRPEASGRVVAWSVELGEYDLEYVPRTAIKAQALVDFMVECIFSGPKDLEPKEQLIRTPGKWKLFVDGSVAGSKCGAGLILSSPDGFEICQAIRFTFPLTNNEAEYEALLAGMGLAKNLEVRHLRAFSDSMLVVKHFSGEYEQKEPRTKAYAAKVREQTQFFETFELSAIGREDNGRADALSRLASAETQNLTGSIYLTEVRMPSVDKKACLEIHQGINWMTPIRAYLEKGFLPLEKKEAQKIKYRAASYTLIGGRLFRRSVSQPLLRCLDSEEQLLALETVHGGICGEHLAGRSLALKILRQGFFWPTLREDAANYSKKCRQCQIHSNVPKQPPEEMTSVLSPIPFSMWAIDIVGILPTSTRQARYCIVAIDYMTKWVEARPLSAITEQAAKKFFLEQIIVRFGIPMVCVSDNGTQFVGKKFKEFLASFGIQQRFSSVGHPQGNGAIEAANKIIFHGIKKRLGEAKGLWAEELPWVLWAYRTTPRSSTGETPFRLAYGTDSLAPVEVGLESYRTQVFNPDTNENGLRGNLDLLEEEREAAHQRNVRYQQQASQYYDSGIRKRSFRVGDMVLRDLATSMPTKQGKLMPNWEGPYTVVEIVRPGTYKLATPDGSPIKNTWHASQLRKYYQ comes from the coding sequence ATGACAAACACAACCGAACAAACCACTGGAAATACCTCCAACCCAAACCCAGGTTTCGACTTTGGCAATAGTCCCGAAGGGCTGTTGCCCACCCCCGAAGAACAACAGCAGATGCTGTTGAAATGGCGAGAAGAGCAGGCTGCTAAAGCCCAATCTTCCAAGACCAAAGAGCAAGAAGCTGCCCGACTAGCCAAGAAGAGGGAAGCCGACGAACTCCGGCTGAAGGCCCTCCAGCTACAAAGGGAAGAGATTGAGCTCCAAGAGAGAGCCCTCCGAGAGGCCTTGGAGGCCGAAGGAGATCGAGTGCCGGAAGGCGAAGGAAATAAGAAGAGGAATCGGGAAGACCAAGACGGGTCTTCGGACTCCGAGTCGCATTCCCGAGGGCCTCGTCACAGGCATGTCACACCTTCGGACACCGAAGGAGACGAAGGTCCCCACGTTAGGGACCGACTTCGCCGAATGGAGAAGGCCATGTTTGGGGACAAGACGTTGACCCATGAGCCAGTCATAGTCGAGGAGATCGAGCAATATCGGCCGCCCCCGGGTAGACAGTTCCCGAAGATGAATGAATTTAACGGGAAGGGCGACCCGATCGACCACTGCGACAAATACGAATCCTTGATGACTGGAATGGGGCATTGCGACATCATGCTATGCAAGATGTTCAAGACCTACCTGAAGGGATCCGCGACGATGTGGTACCGATCCCTGCGACCAAGGTCGGTCAGTTCTTATGATCAATTGAAACGTAAGTTCTTGAGGCACTACTCTCACTTGTGCCGAAGGGAGAAGGATACAGAAGCCCTTATTCACTGCCGACAGAGACCTAACGAGGAGTTAGGCGATTACTTGGCCAGGTTCAAAGAAGAAGCTGGGATGGTCACTAACCTGGATAAGGTAAAGGCTGCAGGGTTCCTGACGGCAGGTCTGGATCCGGTGAAGGGTAAGAAGCTCCGATCATCTTTATACGACATACCCCCCAAGTCGCTGAATGACATCTATTTGCGGGGGGAAAGCAtcagaaggaagatggaatccattggggGACACAAGAGCGACCGGAAAGATGATCGGTACAGTTCCCGTTCGGACGGCAGGGGAAAAAGAAATGATGGCCACCGAGGCAGGAGAGATGAAAGGGAGGAAAAGCTGGATAGGGGGGCCGAACGAAGGAGGGATAGAGACAGCACTGTGTTCACTCCTCTGAATACATCTGTCTCCAAGATTCTTAACGAAATTAAAGGGAAACCAGGATTCGTTCGGCCACCGAAGATGAAGATCCCAGATTACAAGAAGAACTCTGATAAGTATTGTGACTATCATCGGGACAACGGGCATAATACCGATGAATGCTACCACTTGAAGAAGTTAATAGAGAGGATGGTCAAGGCTGGTGATTTGAACCAGTATGTTAAGGATCTGAGGGATCggttgggtcccaaagaagataAAGGGAAGGCGCCCGAAGAAGGCGAGAGGTACAGAGGTGAGGTCCGAACGATTTTCGGGGGAACAATTCTGGACCGAAGTAGCAAAACGGCTAAGAAGAAGTACGCCCGACAGGTCTACAACCTCTATagcatcaactccaccaaacaGTCGTATCCTATAATGTTTTCACAAGAAGATTATGAGGATGTTATGCTGCCGCACGAGGATCCGTTGGTCATTAATCCCGTGATCGGCCAAAACAAGATCTGGAAGGTTCTGGTTGACGGGGGAAGTTCTGTTAACGTCCTCTACTACAACACCTACCAGAAGATGAACCTGGAAGGCAAGCAGATCGATACCTGCTATGAGGCACCCCTCTATGGTTTCGGCAACCAGCCGGTCCCGATCGAAGGTACGATCCACTTGCCCTTATTGCTCGGAAAATCTCCTTATACTGTGGAAAAACAGGTCAAGTTCTATGTGGTCCGAGTCGAGAGTCCCTTCAATGCCATCTTGGGGAGACCTGTTCTCACTGCTTTCGAAGCCATTGCCTCTATTCCCCATCTTAAGTTGAAGTTCCCGACCGAAAAGGGGGTGGGAGAGATGAGAGGTGATCAGAAGGCAGCTAGGATCATTATGCTGGAAGACTTGGAGAAAGATAAGGATCTAGGTGGCGCCGAAGGAAACAAACGGCGCCGAACCGAAGATGGTCCTGGGGGCAGCGGCCATGCCCTACATATTGAGTTGGAGAAGTTTGGAAATGATCTCTCAAACCCGATAGCCGAACCGGGCACTGAAACCGAAGAGGTGGAATTATATGCAGGATGCTCGGGAAAAATGGTTCGGATCGGTAAAGATATGGAACCAGGGTTGAAGGAAAAAGTGATTGATGTGGTCCGTCGCTACCATGATGTTTTTGCCTGGGGGCCCGAGGATATGCCGGGGTTGGATGAGTCGATCGCTCGGCACAGGCTAAATGTTCATCCACAGGCTGTGCCCGTTAAGCAAAAGAAGAGGAACTTCGCTGTGGAGAGGCAGAAGGTGATTGAGGCCGAAGTGGAGAAGTTACTGGAGGCCAAGTTCATTGAAGAAATCGAGTATCCAGAGTGGTTGGCAAATGTGGTGgtggtcaaaaagtcaaacaacaaGTGGAGAATGTGTGTCGATTATACCGACCTCAACAAGAATTGCCCGAAGGATCACTACCCTCTGCCGAACATCGATCAGCTGATAGATGCCACCTCTGGCTATCAAATACTCAGCTTTTTAGACGCATTTTCAGGCTATCATCAGATCGCCATGAATGCCGAGGATATTCCTAAGACAGCATTCATCACCCCGAAGGGAACCTATGCTTACATCAAGATGCCCTTCGGTCTGAAAAATGCGGgggccacttttcaaaggatgGTGAATAAAGTCTTCGCCGATCAGATAGGCCGAAACATGGAATTCTACGTCGATGATATGATAGTAAAGTCCTTGTTTCGAGATCATGCCGATGACCTCAAGGAATGCTTTGAGACCCTAAGACGGAACAACATGAAGATCAACCCCGCCAAGTGCACCTTCGGGGTTTGTAGTGGCAAGTTCCTAGGGTATATGGTCAGCGCAAGGGGGATCGAGGCGAATCCTGAAAAAATAAGGGCAGTATTAGAAATGGAAGCCCCGAAGACCATTCGGGACATTCAGAAGCTAACCGGGCGACTGGCAGCCCTCCGAAGGTTCATCTCTCGGTCGGCAGAAAAGGCGCTCCcattttttgaagttttgaagGGAGCCAAGAATTTTGAGTGGGGGCCGAACTACATAAAGGCCTTCGAAGAAATAAAGGAATATCTGGTTAGAGCCCCTCTATTGCTGAGGCCCGATCCTAAGGAGACCCTCCAGCTGTACTTAGCAGTAACTGACCGAACCCTTGGTGCGGTCTTAGTGAAGGAGCACGAGAAGAACCAACATCCGGTCTTCTATGTGTCTCATATGCTGAGGGATGCCGAAACCCGATACCCGAATGCCGAGAAGTTCGCATATGGGCTGGTCATGGCCTCCCGAAAATTGCGACACTACTTCCAGGGGCGAACGATACAAGTGGTCACCGACCAACCTTTGAAGAAGATCCTCAGCCGACCAGAGGCTTCGGGCAGAGTCGTCGCCTGGTCTGTAGAATTGGGGGAATACGACTTAGAGTACGTTCCCCGAACAGCAATTAAAGCCCAAGCCTTGGTTGACTTCATGGTGGAGTGCATCTTTTCCGGGCCGAAGGACTTGGAGCCGAAGGAACAGCTCATCCGGACTCCAGGAAAGTGGAAGTTGTTTGTGGATGGGTCGGTGGCCGGGTCAAAGTGTGGGGCCGGATTGATCCTTTCTAGTCCCGATGGATTTGAGATTTGTCAAGCCATCCGGTTCACTTTCCCTTTGACCAACAATGAGGCCGAGTACGAAGCCCTCTTGGCAGGCATGGGTCTAGCGAAAAATCTGGAAGTAAGGCATTTAAGGGCCTTCAGTGACTCCATGCTGGTTGTCAAGCACTTCTCTGGGGAGTATGAACAGAAGGAGCCCCGAACGAAGGCTTACGCCGCTAAAGTACGGGAACAAACTCAGTTTTTCGAAACATTTGAACTAAGCGCCATCGGTCGGGAGGACAATGGCCGCGCTGATGCTCTCTCTCGTTTAGCCTCGGCCGAAACACAGAATTTGACGGGGTCCATCTACTTGACGGAGGTGAGAATGCCTTCGGTCGACAAGAAAGCTTGCCTGGAGATTCATCAAGGCATAAATTGGATGACCCCCATCAGAGCATACTTAGAAAAGGGGTTCTTGCCCTTAGAGAAGAAGGAAGCCCAAAAGATAAAGTACCGAGCAGCTAGCTACACACTGATCGGGGGCCGACTCTTTAGGCGATCAGTCTCTCAGCCCCTGCTCCGATGCTTAGATTCAGAGGAACAACTTCTGGCCCTGGAGACAGTTCATGGAGGCATCTGCGGCGAACATCTGGCCGGCCGATCCCTAGCCCTAAAGATACTCCGACAGGGATTCTTTTGGCCAACCCTCAGAGAAGATGCGGCCAACTATTCAAAGAAATGCCGACAGTGTCAAATCCACAGCAATGTTCCGAAGCAACCCCCGGAAGAAATGACTTCGGTCCTCAGCCCAATCCCTTTCTCCATGTGGGCCATCGACATAGTTGGAATCCTACCGACCAGCACCCGGCAAGCCAGATATTGCATAGTGGCCATTGATTACATGACAAAGTGGGTCGAAGCCCGACCACTTTCAGCTATCACCGAACAGGCTGCCAAGAAATTCTTCCTGGAGCAGATAATTGTAAGGTTCGGAATACCGATGGTGTGTGTGTCCGATAACGGCACTCAGTTTGTTGGGAAAAAGTTTAAGGAATTCTTGGCCAGCTTCGGCATTCAACAGAGATTCAGCTCGGTCGGTCATCCCCAAGGGAACGGGGCGATTGAGGCAGCTAACAAGATCATCTTTCACGGAATTAAGAAGCGCCTTGGAGAAGCTAAGGGGTTATGGGCCGAAGAGCTCCCTTGGGTCTTGTGGGCATACCGAACCACTCCTCGCTCCTCGACGGGAGAAACGCCATTTCGGTTAGCTTACGGGACCGACTCGCTTGCCCCGGTTGAGGTTGGCCTGGAATCTTACCGAACCCAGGTCTTCAATCCCGATACTAATGAAAATGGACTCCGAGGCAACCTGGACCTCCTAGAAGAAGAAAGAGAGGCCGCCCATCAGAGGAACGTCCGATACCAACAGCAAGCATCTCAATATTATGATTCGGGTATCCGAAAACGTTCTTTCAGAGTTGGGGACATGGTTCTTCGAGACTTGGCTACTTCCATGCCGACGAAGCAAGGAAAACTTATGCCAAATTGGGAAGGCCCATACACTGTGGTTGAGATAGTTCGGCCGGGAACGTACAAACTTGCCACTCCGGATGGAAGCCCCATTAAGAACACTTGGCATGCTTCCCAGCTTCGGAAATATTATCAGTAA